The following are encoded in a window of Rosa chinensis cultivar Old Blush chromosome 4, RchiOBHm-V2, whole genome shotgun sequence genomic DNA:
- the LOC112201078 gene encoding defensin Ec-AMP-D1: MEGFMRMFSTFFVGLLLLVATAGIGPNVTVAEARKCESQSHKFAGICLIESNCASICKTEGYSGGNCGGFRRRCFCTKDC, encoded by the exons atGGAAGGTTTCATGCGTATGTTTTCGACTTTCTTCGTCGGTCTCCTGCTTCTGGTGGCTACAGCTG GGATAGGGCCAAATGTAACGGTTGCTGAGGCAAGAAAATGTGAGAGTCAGAGCCACAAGTTCGCgggaatttgcttgatagagaGCAATTGTGCATCTATTTGCAAAACTGAGGGTTACAGTGGAGGCAACTGCGGCGGTTTTCGCCGCAGATGCTTCTGCACCAAAGATTGTTAA
- the LOC112201028 gene encoding defensin Ec-AMP-D1 has product MEGFMRMFSTFFVGLLLLVATAGIGPNVMVAEARKCESQSHKFEGICLKQSNCASICKTEGYSGGNCRGFRRRCFCTKDC; this is encoded by the exons atGGAAGGTTTCATGCGTATGTTTTCGACTTTCTTCGTCGGTCTCCTGCTTCTTGTGGCTACAGCtg GGATAGGGCCAAATGTAATGGTTGCTGAGGCCAGAAAATGTGAGAGTCAAAGCCACAAGTTTGAGGGAATTTGCTTGAAACAGAGCAATTGTGCATCTATTTGCAAAACTGAGGGTTACAGTGGAGGCAACTGTCGTGGTTTTCGCCGCAGATGCTTCTGCACCAAAGATTGTTAA
- the LOC112196305 gene encoding defensin Ec-AMP-D2 → MEGFMRMFSTFFVAILLLVATGMGPNAMVTEARTCETLSHKFKGTCLRESNCASVCQTEGFSGGDCRGLRRRCFCTKHC, encoded by the exons atggAGGGTTTCATGCGTATGTTTTCAACTTTCTTCGTCGCTATCCTGCTCCTGGTGGCTACTG GGATGGGGCCGAATGCAATGGTCACTGAGGCCAGAACTTGTGAGACTCTGAGCCACAAGTTCAAGGGAACTTGCTTGAGAGAGAGCAACTGCGCATCTGTTTGCCAAACTGAGGGCTTCAGTGGAGGTGACTGCCGTGGTCTTCGCCGCAGATGCTTCTGCACCAAACATTGTTAA
- the LOC112199797 gene encoding defensin Ec-AMP-D1 has translation MESFMRVFSTFFVALLLLVASAGIGPNVMVAEARTCESQSLKYEGMCLRESHCASVCQTEGYSGGDCHGLYSICVCTKDCQ, from the exons atggAGAGTTTCATGCGTGTGTTTTCGACTTTCTTCGTCGCTCTCTTGCTTCTGGTGGCTTCAGCTG GGATAGGACCAAATGTAATGGTTGCTGAGGCTAGAACTTGTGAGAGTCAGAGCCTCAAGTACGAGGGAATGTGCTTGAGAGAGAGCCACTGTGCATCTGTTTGCCAAACTGAGGGGTACAGTGGAGGCGACTGCCACGGTCTCTATAGCATATGTGTCTGTACCAAAGATTGTCAATGA